Genomic window (Gemmatimonadota bacterium):
GGTCGCACGCTCGGCAGAAGACGAGGGACGATACGTCCGGTACTACGCCATGGCGGCTGCAGCTCGCATGACCTCCGGTGCGGACCGGGACGGTTTTCTGGATGCCATGCTCGCTGCGCGCTGGTGCCCTCTGACGACCCGGAAGAGTGCTTTTTGAAGAAAACCTTGAAAATTGAACACCTATCGTTTAATTTTCAATAATGATGATCTATCGACAAGAAACACAGTCCATAGAATCGGCTCTGGACCAATTCCCTGCCGTGGGCCTGATCGGCAGCCGCCAGTGCGGCAAAACCACGCTGGCCAAAGACGTCGCCAGCCGGCGCAAAGAGGGTGCCATCTATCTGGACCTGGAACTTCCATCGGACCGGGCCGCACTAACCGAACCGGAACTGTACCTGGATCGGCACGTCGACAGGCTGGTCGTACTCGATGAGATTCAGAGGCATCCGGAGTTGTTTCCCACACTGAGGGGACTGATAGACCGGGACCGCCGGCCGGGACGCTTCCTTGCACTCGGCTCCGCCTCTCCCCACATGCTCCGGCAAAGCTCGGAGAGTCTGGCGGGACGAATTTCCTTTGTGGAACTGACACCGTTTCTCATTTCCGAGGTCATGCGGGCAGACGATGACACACGCGAAACGACACGCAGGCTCTGGTTTCGGGGCGGTTATCCGGAAAGCTATCTGTCCGGCGACGACGCCGGGAGCTTAACCTGGCGTCGCGCATTCATCACGACCCTTCTCGAACGCGACATGCCACAGTGGGGGTTCCGGGTTTCGTCCGTGCGCATGCGTCGGTTCTGGGAGATGCTGGCCCACGTGCATGGTCAGGTGTGGAACGCGAGTCGCTTCGCCAATAGTCTCGACACCTCCGCGCCTACGGTCCGACGCCACCTGGACCTGCTTACCGACCTGCTGCTCGTACGCCAGTTGCAGCCTTTGCACGCCAATTTAAAAAAACGCCTGGTGAAATCTCCCAAAGTGTATCTTCGCGACTCCGGACTTCTACATGCCTTGTTACTCCTGAGCGATCCGGAATCCATCTACGGTCATCCTTGCCTTGGCGCGTCGTTTGAAGGATTCGCCATCGAGAATGTTATCAGCCTGTTACCGTCGTTTGCCGACGTGACGTTTTATCGTTCTCATACGGGAGATGAAATCGATCTGGTCGTATCGTTGCCAGGTGGCCACCGTATCGCTGTGGATGTCAACTACACGGCATCGCCCCGCGTCAGCAAAGCATTCAGAACCGCCATGGCCGATCTTGGTATTTCACGGGGATACATCGTGACTGCGGGAGAAACAGCCTTTCCGCTCGACGAAAGCATCGAGGCGGTTCCCCTGCATCTCATCGCGCATCATATTGGATCGTGGTGAGCAGTTTGGGCGTTTACCGACATTCCGCCTACGCACTGATCCGGCGTAACAGCAGGTATAACGGGTAGCTCAAGACGACCACGCCAAGGGCCGTCAGGCTGACGGCCGTACCGCCCACAATGTTGCCGGCGAGGAAAGCCACGGCGCCTGCGAGGGTGAGCGCCGTCGTCCACGGGTATCCCCAGGCCCGGTACGGGCGGGGAAGATCGGGTTCCTTTCTTCTCAGGAGAAAGACGGAAAGGAACAGGATGGCGTAGTTGACCACGGTGAAGAACGCCAGGGCCTCGACCAGGCGTACGAAACTGCCGCTGAACAACAGGAAGATGATCGTGGCCGCCAGGCTGGCGACGAGCGCCGTCGTGGGCGTGCCGCCCCGGTTTACCCGCCGGCACTGCTTGAAGAACAGGCCGTCGGTGCTCATGGCGTAGATCACGCGGGCGGCGAACATGTATCCCAGGTTGATCCCCACGATCAGGAATCCGGTCAGGAACGCCGTGATGACCGTCTCCGCAAGCGGTCCCAGCAAAGTCTCGACAGCCCGTCCCACGGCCAGTTCCGCGCCGACGATCTCCGACATGGGCAGCATGCGCAGCAAGGCGATGTTGATGAGCAGGTAGACCGCGATGACGATACCGACGCCCACGAACATCGACCGGGGAATCGTACGCCCCGGATCGGCCATTTCTTCAGAAAAATAAGCGGTAAACACCCAGCCGTCATAAGCGTAGAGCACCCCTCTCAGTGCCACGATAAAGGCCAGGGCCAAGGCCCATCCCGCGGGCATGGACGGCAGAGCGGCCGCCTCACTCTCCGCACCTCCACCACCCGCCAGTACGAAACACGCGATGATGAGCACCGCGAAAACAACCGCCTTGATCATGCTCGCCGCGTTGTGAAGGCCGGTTCCCCATTTCACGCCCCGCCACTGGACCAGGGCGAAGGAGACCGCGATGGCCAGGCACAGCGGCAGGCTGTACTTCGGAATGGCGGGCGTCAGGAGATGGAGGTATTCGTTGATGACGACGATGGTCATCGCCGTTGCGCCGCACCAGTTCAGCCAGTCGGTCCACCCGCTGACGAACCCGACGAAGGGGCCGAGGGACCGGTGTGCGTAGACGTAATAGGCCCCGGCCCGCGGCAATGCGGTAGCCAGTTCGGCGGCGGAAGCCGTGCTGAACAGCACGAATACGCCCGCTCCGATCCAGGTGGCCATGTACCACCAGGGATCGGGCAACTGGGCCGCCACTTCACCCGGCGCACGCAGGATGCCGAGACTGACGATGCCCCCGAAGGTGATGGCCAGTCCCGTGATCAGGCCGAGTACGCGCAGCAGACCGCCGCGGGAAGACGCGGAAGGCATGGATGGATCCTTGATTTGGAAGAATGATCAGCGATTACACCCTGATCGTTTGCCCGTCAGCGCGAAGGGGATTATATTGTCCGCGCAAGTTGAAACACTGTGCATTTCGGCTTTTTTCGTCGGGAATACGCAGGGTGTATGCATCAGTACCTGTCAGACTTGCCCTGGCTGAATCCAGGACACCAGAACGTAGAGCATGGATCTATCGCTTAAATACGGACTCAATCCCCATCAACATCCCGCCAGGGTGATCCTGCCGCCAGAGTCTCCGCTGCACGTGCTCAACGGAACGCCGGGTTACGTCAATATCATCGACGCCATGGGCGCATGGCAACTGGCCCGGGAATTGAAACAGGCTACCGGGGTACCTGGAGCGGCGTCCTTCAAGCACGCCAGTCCTGCCGGGGCGGCAATCACCGCTGAACTTGAAGATACGTACCTGGCCTCGCAGTTCCTGGCCGGAAAGGATTATTCACCCGGTGCCACCGCCTACATCCGTGCCCGCGGAGGCGACCGCATGAGTTCCTTCGGGGACGCGGCGGCCGTGAGCGAGGTGGTGGACCGGTCCCTGGCCAACATACTCAGACGGGAGGTATCGGACCTGATTATCGCGCCGGGATACGAACCGGATGCGCTGGAAGTCCTCCGTGCGAAGAAAGGGGGCGGATACCTCGTCCTGGAGATCGACCCGGACTTTGAACCGCCTGATGTCGAGCAAAGAACGCTGTTCGGCCTCCGGTTGGAACAGCCCCGCAACGACGCGGCCATCACGCGACAGACTTTTTCCAACAAAGTCACGGACAACAAGGACGTACCGGATTCCGCGCTCGACACCCTCGTCGTGGCGACGATCGCCCTCAAGTACACCCAGTCCAATTCCGTCTGCGTGGCCTACGACGGCCAGGTGATCGGCATGGGCGCGGGCCAGCAGTCCCGCATCCACTGCACCCGGCTGGCCTGCGACAAGGCCGACAAGTGGTTCCTGCAACAGCATACCCGGACACTGGACCTCCCGTTCCGCGAAGGGCTTAAACGCACCGAGAAGACGAACATCGTCGACCAGTACCTCCTGTGGGAGCAGCTTTCCGACACGGAAGAGGCCCGCATGCTGGGTGACCTCGAAGAACGCCCCGTGCCGATCTCGCCGGAAGAACGGCGAAATCACATTGCCCGTTTCGAGGGGATCTGCCTTTCTTCGGACGCCTTCATCCCCTTCCGCGACAACATCGACCGGGCGGACCGAAGCAACGTGCGGTACGTGGCGCAGACGGGCGGTTCAACGGCGGACACGGGGGTGACGGAAGCGGCCGACAAATACGACATGGTCATGGCCCACACCGGCCTGCGGCTGTTTCTACATTAACACGGACGCCGATCGTTCCCGCTACACGTTCCCACTACACGTTTCCGCGATCACCGCTTTCATCCGTTCCGGGTAATTTGTCAGGATCCCGTCCACGCCCATCCCGATAAAGTTCCGCATGTCTTCGGGAGTATCCGCGTAGAATACGTGAACACCCAGTCCTGATTCGTGCGCCTGCTGAACAAAATCCGGCGTGGTCATGTCCCGCCCCGGCTGTGTCGTCCGAAGCCCCATTTCCGCCGATGACCGAATGTAATCCTCGGGTGAGCGGTTGTTCGGAAAGATCCGGCAAGCTATTCGCGGGTCGATTTCGGTGAATATCCCAACGCTCTCATCATTGCAGGCCAGAATGGAATCGCCCATCATTCGGAACGCGCGCAGCGCCTTCGCTACCTTACGTTCAAATTCGCCATCCGGGCTTCCACCCTCTTTGAGGTGTACATTGAGCCTCACTTTACCCCGAACGAGATCCAGCGCTTCCTCCCAGGTCGGCACGCGTTCGCCGCGAAACCGATCGCCAAACACCCTTCCGGCGTCGAGCGCCCTGATCTCGGCAAGTGTGAGCTCGCCAATCGCGCCCGTACCGTCGGTTGTTCGGTCTACGGTGGCATCGTGCATGACGATGAGATGCCCGTCCCGGGTAGAATGGAGATCGAGCTCGATCTCATCCACGCCGATTTCCAGCGCCTTCTGAAACGCGCGCAACGTGTTCTCGGGGTAGTTTCCCGACGCGCCGCGATGGGCGACATTGGCAACCACGTGTAATTCCTTAGCCAATTGGGGCAGGTATAGTTAACTAACATCGATCAGGGAGCCCTGTTATATTAGTGAATAAATCTGTTGTATCACAACGCTTTCGTAACGCTAAGGAGTAGAAGACAGGATGAGCGACAAAAGACCCAATGTCATTCTGGCCATCACGGACGACCAGGGCTATGGCGACCTGGGATGCACCGGGCATCCGTGGTTGAAAACACCCCGTATCGACGCCTTTCACGATGACGCGGTCCGTCTGACCGATTTCCACGTGTCGCCCTTATGCACACCGACGCGCGGCGCCCTGATGACCGGCCGGCGGCCCGTGCGCAACGGCGCCTGGGCGACCTGCTGGGGGCGATCCATCCTGCGTATGTCGGAGACGACTATGGCGGACGTCTTCGGCGCGGCCGGATACCGCACCGCCATGTTCGGCAAATGGCACCTGGGCGACAACTACCCGTACCGGCCCCAGGACCGCGGATTCAAGCACGTGGTGGCCCACAAGGGCGGCGGCGTGGGACAGACGCCCGATTTCTGGGGCAACAACTACTTCGACGACACCTATTTCCACAACGGCGTGCCCGTGGAGCACGCGGGATACTGCACGGACGTCTGGTTCAACGAGGCGATCCGCTTCATCGAGGGGTGCGCGGGTGGTCAGTCCGCGACCGGTGAGGCCGGATCAGCCGCACCGTTCTTCGTCTATCTCTCCACCAATGCCCCGCACACCCCCTATCTCGTGTCCGAGGCATACGCCCGGCCCTACCGTGGTAACCCCGACGTGCCGGAGCCCGAATTCTGCGGCATGATCGCGAACATCGACGAGAACTTCGGCCGACTGCGAAGGACGCTTGCCGAACAGGGCCTGGAAGAAAACACCATCCTGGTCTTCATGACCGATAACGGGAGTTCCGGGGGCAGCGAACTAGACGAGAACCAGTATGCGGTTCGGGGATACAACGCGGGGATGCGGGGAAAGAAGGGGTCCTACTATGACGGCGGTCACCGCGTGCCCTTTCTGATACGGTGGCCGGGCGGCGGTCTTGGTGGCGGACGGGACGTCGACGAAATGAGTCTACATATCGACGTGCTGCCGACTTTCATCGACCTCTGCGGTCTCGACGCCCCGGACGTAGACTTCGATGGACAAAGCATTGCACCGCTGCTGCATGGCGGCCAGGAGCGTCTGCCCGGCGACCGGGTCCATTTCCTTCAGTATCGCCAGGATACCGTGCCGCCGGAGAAATGGACCAATGCCGTGATGACACGCCGCTGGCGGCTGGTGCGGGGCGAAGAACTGTACGACATCAAGATCGATCCGGG
Coding sequences:
- a CDS encoding phosphoribosylaminoimidazolecarboxamide formyltransferase, with product MDLSLKYGLNPHQHPARVILPPESPLHVLNGTPGYVNIIDAMGAWQLARELKQATGVPGAASFKHASPAGAAITAELEDTYLASQFLAGKDYSPGATAYIRARGGDRMSSFGDAAAVSEVVDRSLANILRREVSDLIIAPGYEPDALEVLRAKKGGGYLVLEIDPDFEPPDVEQRTLFGLRLEQPRNDAAITRQTFSNKVTDNKDVPDSALDTLVVATIALKYTQSNSVCVAYDGQVIGMGAGQQSRIHCTRLACDKADKWFLQQHTRTLDLPFREGLKRTEKTNIVDQYLLWEQLSDTEEARMLGDLEERPVPISPEERRNHIARFEGICLSSDAFIPFRDNIDRADRSNVRYVAQTGGSTADTGVTEAADKYDMVMAHTGLRLFLH
- a CDS encoding APC family permease, with product MPSASSRGGLLRVLGLITGLAITFGGIVSLGILRAPGEVAAQLPDPWWYMATWIGAGVFVLFSTASAAELATALPRAGAYYVYAHRSLGPFVGFVSGWTDWLNWCGATAMTIVVINEYLHLLTPAIPKYSLPLCLAIAVSFALVQWRGVKWGTGLHNAASMIKAVVFAVLIIACFVLAGGGGAESEAAALPSMPAGWALALAFIVALRGVLYAYDGWVFTAYFSEEMADPGRTIPRSMFVGVGIVIAVYLLINIALLRMLPMSEIVGAELAVGRAVETLLGPLAETVITAFLTGFLIVGINLGYMFAARVIYAMSTDGLFFKQCRRVNRGGTPTTALVASLAATIIFLLFSGSFVRLVEALAFFTVVNYAILFLSVFLLRRKEPDLPRPYRAWGYPWTTALTLAGAVAFLAGNIVGGTAVSLTALGVVVLSYPLYLLLRRISA
- a CDS encoding ATP-binding protein produces the protein MIYRQETQSIESALDQFPAVGLIGSRQCGKTTLAKDVASRRKEGAIYLDLELPSDRAALTEPELYLDRHVDRLVVLDEIQRHPELFPTLRGLIDRDRRPGRFLALGSASPHMLRQSSESLAGRISFVELTPFLISEVMRADDDTRETTRRLWFRGGYPESYLSGDDAGSLTWRRAFITTLLERDMPQWGFRVSSVRMRRFWEMLAHVHGQVWNASRFANSLDTSAPTVRRHLDLLTDLLLVRQLQPLHANLKKRLVKSPKVYLRDSGLLHALLLLSDPESIYGHPCLGASFEGFAIENVISLLPSFADVTFYRSHTGDEIDLVVSLPGGHRIAVDVNYTASPRVSKAFRTAMADLGISRGYIVTAGETAFPLDESIEAVPLHLIAHHIGSW
- a CDS encoding arylsulfatase — translated: MSDKRPNVILAITDDQGYGDLGCTGHPWLKTPRIDAFHDDAVRLTDFHVSPLCTPTRGALMTGRRPVRNGAWATCWGRSILRMSETTMADVFGAAGYRTAMFGKWHLGDNYPYRPQDRGFKHVVAHKGGGVGQTPDFWGNNYFDDTYFHNGVPVEHAGYCTDVWFNEAIRFIEGCAGGQSATGEAGSAAPFFVYLSTNAPHTPYLVSEAYARPYRGNPDVPEPEFCGMIANIDENFGRLRRTLAEQGLEENTILVFMTDNGSSGGSELDENQYAVRGYNAGMRGKKGSYYDGGHRVPFLIRWPGGGLGGGRDVDEMSLHIDVLPTFIDLCGLDAPDVDFDGQSIAPLLHGGQERLPGDRVHFLQYRQDTVPPEKWTNAVMTRRWRLVRGEELYDIKIDPGQRQDVADDHPGEVKRLRGAHDAWWDEISPGLETYCPITLGDPAENPARLCAMDVLGDVAWHQTHITQAKESTGTWAVEIALPGRYRFSLRRWPAERDLAIDGVIPPDEARTLIYAPEDARSEAIRPVEARLSLFDEERSEPLESGDKTAEFTLAIRRTGTTLLHASFIEEEGGIQGAYYVDVERLDEAE